From a region of the Asterias amurensis chromosome 2, ASM3211899v1 genome:
- the LOC139954328 gene encoding metabotropic glutamate receptor 3-like isoform X2 has product MATVWKYLVVPLTVLLILCYAVLAAYPDLTGKVAAGQTLRVDGDIVLGGLFPIHEKGKNESICGDINQDRGIQRLEAMLFAIDLINNDTNILPGIEIGAEIRDTCSSDTYALEQSLEFVRSSLTTVTLTSPECPPEHVPVNHTANPGVVAGVIGGSYSTVSIQVANLLRLFQIPQISYASTSSELSDRKKFEYFARTVPPDKLQAKAIADIVASFGWTYVSTIASEGNYGESGIYEFQKEAALRNICIARAEKILSSADSQTYDKIITRLKKKQNAKVVVLFTRVEDARDLLSAAMRANHSESFIWLASDGWGAQETPVKGREIVAEGAITIELQTRKIRQYDKYFLNLNPTNNARNPWFKEFWEQKFKCTLPPDGTGNATPAELRCLKKSLDDGSHLQEKKTQFVVDAVYALGNALDRMHRSICNETLELCEGMVPINGQRLFKEYILNIEFQDIVGSLVSFDEKGDGLGRYDIFNFRRDSDNHYSYVRVGEWHGELGLDPNSVQFHPSVPVPSTADLPMSQCSLPCKRDEIKKLQDDDEACCWFCSACEPHQFVKDEFTCTDCARGYWPLSNLSGCYKRMEEYMDFASPWSIIPVVFSLLGIMATCFVAIVFVTHNQTPLVKASSRELSYILLLGFASCYAMTFPILAKPSETTCSIQRIGLGLSFCVCYSALLTKTNRIARIFESASHSAQRPKYISPKSQLVICFVLVSAQLFGELMWLIVVPPGASTQLSKDRYHVILKCNITDTSLVVSLAYNMFLIICCTVYAFKTRKIPENFNEAKFIGFTMYTTCIVWLAFVPLYFGTTGDFRMQITTLCITVSMSATVALACLFTPKVYIIVFQPEKNVRRLNTTSTRRSHYDAPPRDMVNNHGQYPRGSSL; this is encoded by the exons ATGGCCACAGTTTGGAAGTACTTAGTGGTACCACTGACAGTACTTCTGATTCTGTGTTACGCTGTGCTAGCCGCCTACCCGGACCTTACGGGGAAAGTTGCCGCCGGGCAAACACTGAGAGTCGACGGGGACATCGTGCTCGGGGGCCTGTTCCCCATCCACGAGAAGGGTAAGAATGAGAGTATCTGTGGAGATATTAACCAGGATCGTGGTATCCAGAGACTGGAGGCCATGCTCTTCGCAATTGATCTGATCAACAACGACACGAATATCTTGCCCGGAATTGAAATCGGTGCCGAGATCCGAGACACGTGTTCCAGCGACACGTACGCGCTGGAGCAGTCTCTGGAGTTCGTCCGGTCCTCCCTGACTACGGTCACTTTGACTTCTCCGGAGTGTCCACCGGAACATGTGCCTGTTAATCACACCGCTAATCCGGGAGTCGTGGCCGGAGTGATAGGCGGTTCGTACAGTACTGTGTCCATCCAAGTGGCCAACTTGCTCCGGTTGTTCCAGATTCCGCAAATCAGCTACGCATCGACAAGCTCGGAGCTCTCAGACAGGAAGAAGTTTGAGTATTTTGCAAGAACTGTCCCACCTGATAAGCTGCAGGCGAAAGCTATAGCAGACATTGTGGCCTCTTTCGGTTGGACGTATGTCTCAACGATCGCCTCAGAGGGAAACTACGGCGAATCGGGAATCTACGAGTTCCAGAAAGAAGCAGCATTGCGAAATATCTGTATAGCGAGAGCGGAGAAGATACTCTCTTCGGCAGACTCTCAAACCTACGATAAAATCATCACGCggctgaagaagaaacaaaatgcaaaggttgtggtgTTGTTCACAAGGGTAGAGGACGCCAGGGACCTCCTGAGTGCCGCGATGCGAGCCAATCACAGCGAAAGTTTCATCTGGCTCGCCAGCGATGGGTGGGGTGCACAGGAGACCCCCGTTAAGGGTAGGGAAATCGTTGCTGAAGGAGCGATAACTATCGAACTACAGACTCGAAAGATCAGACAATATGATAAATATTTCCTCAATCTTAATCCCACGAACAATGCACGGAACCCATGGTTTAAGGAGTTCTGGGAACAGAAGTTTAAATGTACTCTCCCGCCGGACGGCACGGGGAATGCAACCCCTGCTGAATTGAGGTGCCTGAAAAAGAGCCTCGACGACGGGTCGcatcttcaggagaagaagACACAGTTTGTGGTGGACGCTGTGTACGCGCTGGGGAACGCGCTGGATCGCATGCATCGCTCAATCTGCAACGAGACTTTGGAACTGTGCGAAGGGATGGTGCCTATCAACGGACAACGACTGTTTAAGGAATACATCTTGAACATAGAATTTCAAG ATATAGTTGGGTCTCTAGTCAGCTTCGATGAGAAGGGGGATGGTTTGGGCCGCTACGACATCTTCAACTTCCGGCGTGATAGCGACAACCATTACAGTTACGTCCGAGTAGGAGAGTGGCACGGGGAGCTCGGGCTGGACCCGAACTCAGTTCAATTCCACCCATCGGTTCCAGTTCCATCGACAGCTGATCTGCCCATGTCACAGTGTAGTCTTCCCTGTAAGCGAGACGAGATTAAAAAACTACAGGACGACGACGAAGCATGTTGTTGGTTCTGCTCGGCGTGTGAGCCCCACCAGTTCGTCAAGGATGAGTTTACATGTACGGATTGCGCGCGTGGCTACTGGCCGCTCAGCAACCTCAGCGGCTGCTACAAACGCATGGAGGAATACATGGACTTCGCCTCCCCCTGGAGTATCATACCCGTGGTGTTCTCCCTGCTTGGGATCATGGCGACGTGCTTCGTCGCTATTGTGTTCGTAACCCACAACCAAACGCCGTTGGTCAAGGCGTCGAGCAGGGAGCTCAGTTACATCTTATTGCTTGGGTTCGCCTCCTGTTACGCCATGACGTTCCCGATTCTCGCCAAGCCGTCCGAGACAACGTGTTCTATACAGAGGATCGGCCTGGGGCTATCGTTTTGCGTGTGTTACTCGGCACTGCTAACAAAAACCAATAGAATTGCTAGGATATTTGAAAGTGCTTCTCATTCAGCCCAACGGCCGAAGTACATCAGCCCCAAATCGCAGCTGGTCATTTGTTTCGTTCTGGTCAGTGCCCAACTATTCGGGGAACTTATGTGGCTCATCGTGGTGCCGCCGGGAGCCAGTACACAACTGTCAAAGGACCGGTATCACGTTATACTCAAATGTAACATAACCGATACTTCATTGGTGGTATCTCTAGCGTACAATATGTTTCTTATCATATGTTGCACTGTTTATGCATTTAAGACACGGAAGATTCCGGAGAATTTCAACGAGGCAAAGTTTATCGGGTTCACCATGTACACCACGTGTATAGTGTGGCTGGCGTTTGTTCCGCTGTATTTTGGCACAACCGGAGATTTTAGG